The Dioscorea cayenensis subsp. rotundata cultivar TDr96_F1 chromosome 19, TDr96_F1_v2_PseudoChromosome.rev07_lg8_w22 25.fasta, whole genome shotgun sequence genome includes a window with the following:
- the LOC120250329 gene encoding auxin-responsive protein SAUR71-like, with amino-acid sequence MKRLIGRLSRVADSSGCNQTRKTVVAEGHVPVHVGEEMERFEVRADLLSRPAFAELLRRSALEYGYNQRGVLRIPCPVPLFRRLIDSISDPAAAQELALSLPGVDGDDDEEKP; translated from the coding sequence ATGAAGCGTTTGATCGGACGGCTCTCGCGAGTTGCTGACTCCTCGGGATGCAACCAGACGAGGAAGACGGTGGTGGCCGAGGGTCACGTGCCGGTGCACGTGGGAGAGGAGATGGAGAGGTTCGAGGTCCGTGCCGATCTCCTCAGCCGCCCCGCTTTCGCCGAGCTTCTCCGCCGTTCCGCCCTCGAGTACGGCTACAACCAGCGAGGCGTCCTTCGGATCCCTTGCCCAGTCCCCCTCTTCCGTCGCCTCATCGACTCCATTTCCGATCCCGCCGCCGCCCAAGAGCTCGCCCTCTCGCTCCCCGGCGTCGATGGAGATGACGACGAGGAGAAGCCCTAA